The genomic window CCTCTCTCGGCAATCAGCTGCTTGAACGTCTGCACCATGCCGTCGTACGCCGGATGCTTGGTAAAGTTGTCGAAccacagcagcggcgcgccctGGCCCGGGAACGTGGCCGGGATCCAGCTGAACGGGTCGTAGAAGTCCCACACGGTGATGCCGACGCACTGCTCCACCTTGACGCACGCCGTCACCACGTCCTGGTAGGCCTCCTTCTGCCACGCCAGATTGGTCTCGTTCACCGGCAGCTCGATCCGCACGTCCAGCTCCGTGAACGCCACCTCGCGCACCAGCTCCCCAAACCCCCTCGCCGTCTCGATCAGCTCCGCGGCGGTCGGATGGCTGTCGGCGTGCAGATGCGCCTgcaggccgacgccgtcgatgcGCACGCCGGCCTCCCTCAGCATGCgcaccagccgccgcgcgccggccgtcTTGTTGGACGCGGGCCGCTCGATGCCGTAGTCGTTGTAGTACAgccgggcggccgggtcggcctcggcggcggcgcggaaggcCAGCCGGATGTACTCGTCGCCGAGCACGCGGTAGAAGACGCTGGCGCGGTACgagccgtcctcgtccagcgcCTCGTTGACCACGTCCCacgagcggcagcgcccgCGGTAGTAGCCGACCACGGTACGCACGTGgcgctcgaccgcctcgcgcagcgccgctgccgtccaGTTCGTCGCCTCCACCCACGGCGCCAGCTGGCTGTGCCAGACCAGCGCGTGGCACCGCAGCAGCTTGCCCGTGGCGGCCGCCAGGTCGGCGACCACGTCGCCCTCGGTGAAGTTGAACACGGTCGGGCTGGGCTGCGTGAAGAGCCACTTCTGGCCgttcgtcggcgtcgtctgCCCGAACTCGGCCGGGTCCGCGAAGATGGCGTCGTACTGCGGGTAGGCCTGGGCGtaggcggcgcgctcgcgctcgtaGGGCGTGTCGGTCGCGGTGCCGAAGTAGAGGAGCCCGGCTTGCT from Thermothielavioides terrestris NRRL 8126 chromosome 1, complete sequence includes these protein-coding regions:
- a CDS encoding glycoside hydrolase family 10 protein (CAZy_ID 269846), translating into MWLSTTLLAALTLSAVPAAAQLNQLAKQAGLLYFGTATDTPYERERAAYAQAYPQYDAIFADPAEFGQTTPTNGQKWLFTQPSPTVFNFTEGDVVADLAAATGKLLRCHALVWHSQLAPWVEATNWTAAALREAVERHVRTVVGYYRGRCRSWDVVNEALDEDGSYRASVFYRVLGDEYIRLAFRAAAEADPAARLYYNDYGIERPASNKTAGARRLVRMLREAGVRIDGVGLQAHLHADSHPTAAELIETARGFGELVREVAFTELDVRIELPVNETNLAWQKEAYQDVVTACVKVEQCVGITVWDFYDPFSWIPATFPGQGAPLLWFDNFTKHPAYDGMVQTFKQLIAERGGKPCRRRARA